The sequence GAAGTCGTCCGTACCCGCCGTGGACGAACGCCACGCCTGCTGGACCAGGAACTCCGCGTGCACCGCCGCAGCGCCCGCGTCCTTCGGGGCCTGGGACCGCCACTTGCGCAGCCAGGCCCCGCCGACGCCCGGCCGCTGGAGCAGTTCGAGCGAGGCTGCCCCGGCGAACGCCTGTACCCGCTGCCACCGGACCTCGCTCTCCTTCGGCGTCCCCGCCAGCAGCTGGGACGCCGCCCGCCACTCCTGCGTGTGCTGGACGACCTCCAGCACGTCCAGCAGATCCTGGTCGGGGCCGGGCGTGCGGACGTCCAGCTCCTCCTGGCGCACGAAACCGTAGTCCTGCGGGTCCGCCGCGTCGGGGGAGCCCGGCGCGGCCAGCCGGATACCACCGCCCCGACGGCGCAGCACGAACGGGCCGATGACGGCGGTCAGCATGCACAGCGCGAGCAGGATCCACAGAATCTCCATGCCCCCATTGTCACCGGACGGCCCCGGTGCTCCATGAGCGCCCTCGCGACGAACTACGCTCGGGCCCCATGAGCGACCAGCACAGCTTCGAAACTCTCGCGATCCACGCGGGGAACACCGCCGACCCCCTCACCGGCGCGGTGGTTCCGCCCATTTACCAGGTGTCCACGTACAAGCAGGACGGCGTGGGCGGACTGCGCGGCGGCTACGAGTACAGCCGCAGCGCCAACCCGACCCGCACCGCCCTGGAGGAGAACCTCGCGGCCCTGGAAGGCGGCCGCACCGGGCTCGCCTTCGCCTCCGGCCTCGCCGCCGAGGACTGCCTGCTCCGTACGCTGCTGACCCCCGGCGACCACGTGGTCATCCCGGACGACGCCTACGGCGGCACGTTCCGGCTGTTCGCGAAGGTCGCCACGCGCTGGGGCGTGGAGTTCTCCGTGGCCGACACCTCGGACGTGGCGGCGGTACGGGCGGCGATCACCCCGCGCACCAAGGCGGTCTGGGTGGAGACCCCGTCCAACCCGCTGCTCGGCATCACCGACATCGCGGCCGTCGCCGAGGTCGCCCGCGCCGCCGGTGCGCGCCTCGTCGTCGACAACACCTTCGCCAGCCCCTACCTCCAGCAGCCCCTCGCGCTCGGCGCCGACGTCGTGGTGCACTCCACCACCAAGTACATGGGCGGCCACTCGGACGTTGTCGGCGGTGCGCTCGTCGCCAACGACCCCGACCTCGCCGAGGAGCTGACCTTCCACCAGAACGCGATGGGCGGCGTCGCCGGCCCGTTCGACGCCTGGCTGGTGCTGCGCGGCATCAAGACCCTCGCCGTCCGCATGGACCGGCACAGCGAGAACGCCACCAAGGTCGCCGACCTGCTGACCCGCCACCCCAAGGTCACCCACGTCCTCTACCCCGGGCTGCCCGACCACCCGGGCCACGAGGTCGCCGCCAAGCAGATGAAGGCGTTCGGCGGCATGGTGTCCTTCCGCGTCGCGGGCGGCGAGGAGGCGGCGGTCGAGGTCTGCAACCGCGCCAAGCTGTTCACGCTGGGCGAGTCGCTCGGCGGCGTCGAGTCGCTGCTGGAGCACCCGGGCCGCATGACGCACGCCTCGGCGGCCGGCTCCCCGCTGGAGGTCCCCGGCGACCTGGTCCGCCTCTCCGTCGGCATCGAGAACGGCGACGACCTGCTCGCCGACCTCGCGCAGGCGCTCGGCTGAGCGGGCCGGTCGCGTACTGAACGCGGGCCGAACGCGGACCGATCGCGAACTGATCGCGGATTGAACGCGGTCGCGAACTGATCGCGGGCCGGTCGCGGGCCGGTCGCGGACTGAACGAGGGCGGGGCCGGGAAAACCGGTCGCGCCCTTGTTCAGTCCGCGACCGATCCGCGTTCACCAGCCCTCCAACGGCGGCGTCGTCCCGGCCGGCGGCGCCTGCCACGGCTGCGCCACCACCGCCCACACCGTGAACACGGCAACCCCCGCGATCAGCGCCAGCAGCCCGAGCCGGCGCAGCGTCCGCCGGCGCCGCAGCAGCCGGCCACCGCGCTCCGCCGCCCGCGCGGCCAGCCCGGCGGGCACCCGCGGCTGTGGACGGGCCTCCAGCATCCGCCGCACCTCGTCCTGTCTGCGCCCGGTGCCGCTCACGGCCCGGCCCCCAGGAGGCGGGCGGGGCCCCGGCGCCCGGTCGGGCCGCGGGTGCCGCGCATCGTGGCCACCGCCCGGTTGCAGACCGCGCGCACCTGCTGGCGCCCCAGCCCGAGCAGCGCCGCCGTCTGCTCCTCGGACACCCCTTCGTACAGCCGCAGTACCAGGACCAGACGCTCCTGCGGGGTCAGCCGGTCCAGCAGCCCGCCGCGCGGGCGGTGGTGGCGCCAGGACGCGCGGGCGAATCGGGCGGCCAGTTCCTGCCGGGTGCGGTCGTACGGGTCCTCGCCCCGCAGCCGCTCCCAGTCCGCGAATGTCCGCGCCAGCGAGGCCGTCAGGAGGCGCTGTGCGCGGGGGTTGGCGCCGGGCGGGTCGGCCGGTTCGGCGGTGAGCAGGGTCGCCGTGTGCAGCAGCCGTCCCGCCGCGCCCGCCACGAAGGCCTCGAACTCCTGGGCGCGGCACCGCTGTCGGCCCGCATGGCGCTCCCGCACACCGTCAATCCGAGCGCGCCGGGGGCCGGGGGTCAACCCCTCGGCGGCCGGGGACCGCCCGGGGGGTCAGCCCGACTGGGCGGTCTGGTGCGCGGCCTGCCGGGCGGCCAGCGCGGCGTTGAACCGGGTGAGCAGCGCGCAGAACGTGTCGCGCTCCTCCTCGTTCCACCCGTCGGTGACCTGCGTCATCAACTCCCGCCGTGAGGCACGGACCTCGTCCAGCCGGGCCTGGCCGCGCGGGGAGAGCTGGAGGACGACCGCGCGGCCGTCCTCGGGATGCGAGGTCCGCTTGACGAGGCCGGTGTCCACCAGCGGCGCGACCTGCCGGGTCACGGTGGACGAGTCGATCCCCATCCCGGCGGCCAGCGCCTTGACGCCCATCGGCCCTTCCCGGTCCAGCCGGTTCAGCAGCAGGTATGCCGCCCGGTCCATGGAGTTGCGCACCTGGCCCACCCCGCCGAGGCGGGTCTGCTCGGCGCGGCGGGCGAATACGGCGACCTGGTGCTGAAGTGTGTCGAGAACGTGTTCGGGACCCGGGTTTTCCGGGGCAGCGCCCCCGGAAGGAGACGAGGCAGTCGTCATGTCCTGAGGGGGCATGGCCGGGGGCTCTCTTCGTGCGGTGTCGGATGGGTGGGGGACAGAGTACGCGGCCCCGGGGCAACGCGTACCAGCGCTGCACAAACCTGCGGACACCGGCGCAGGACGGCCCGGTAGCGGCGGCCGGCGCCCTTCTCAGCTGCAAGACTTACGGTATGAACTTCGCGTCGCCCGGCCGCTTTCCCCCGCTGATCCTCGATGATGTGCGCGGGGCGCAGAAGATGCTCTCCGGGGTTTCCAAGGTCACCCCGCTGGAGGGCAGCCGCCATCTGAGCGCACTGGTGGGCGCGCCCGTCCTGTTCAAGTGCGAGAACCTCCAGCGGACCGGTTCGTTCAAACTGCGGGGCGCGTACGTACGCATCTCCGGTCTGACACCGGTCGAACGCGCCGCGGGCGTCGTGGCCGCCAGTGCCGGAAACCATGCGCAGGGTGTCGCGCTCGCGTCTGCGCTGCTCGGCGTACGCTCCACGGTCTTCATGCCGGTCGGCGCGCCGCTGCCGAAGGTCGCGGCGACCCGTGAGTACGGGGCCCGGGTGCGGCTGCACGGCACGGTCGTGGACGAGACCCTGGCCGCGGCGCAGGAGTACGCGCGCGAGACCGGCGCGGTCTTCATCCACCCCTTCGACCACGCCGACATCATCGCGGGGCAGGGCACGGTGGGCCTGGAGATCCTGGAGCAGTGCCCCGAGGTCCGCACGATCGTCGTCGGGGTCGGCGGCGGCGGGCTCGCGGCCGGGATCGCGGTCGCGGTCAAGGCGGTCAGGCCCGATGTGCGGATCGTCGGCGTGCAGGCGGCCGGCGCCGCCTGCTACCCGCCGTCCCTGGCGGCCGGTCGTCCCGTCTCGATCGGCTCGCTCCAGACGATGGCCGACGGCATCAAGGTCGGGCGCCCCGGTGACGTGCCGTTCGGCCTGGTCCAGGACCTGGTGGACGAGGTGCGTACGGTCTCCGAGGACGAGCTGTCCAGCGCCCTGCTGCTCTGTCTGGAGCGGGCCAAGATGGTGGTCGAGCCGGCCGGGGCGAGCCCGGTGGCCGCCCTGCTCAGCGACCCGAAGTCGTTCCACGGGCCCGTGGTGGCCCTGCTCTCCGGCGGCAATGTGGACCCGCTCCTGATGCAGCGCATCCTGACCCACGGCATGGCGGCGGCCGGCCGCTATCTGAGCCTGCGGCTGCGGCTGACGGACCGCCCCGGCGCGCTGGCCACCCTGCTCGGCGTGCTCTCGGTGGCCGACGCCAACGTCCTGGACGTGAGCCACGCCCGCACCGACCCCCGGCTCGGCCTCACCGAGGCGGAGGTGGAACTGCACCTGGAGACCAAGGGCCCCGAGCACTGCGAGGACGTGAAGGCGGCGCTGCGCGAGGCGGGCTACCGGGTGATGGAGTGACGGCCCGCGGCCGCGCGGACCGGACGCTTGTGAGTCGCGATGTATCGCGATACTGTGCGTGCGCCCGGTCCGGCGGACCCACGTTCGGCTTGTGTGTTCACCGGGCGCGGTACTACGGGCAAATCTAGGATCTGTGAGGCAGCCACCCGAACGCACTGGGGGAATCCCTTATGCCAGGCGCCATCTACGCCGAAGGGCTCGTGAAGACCTTCGGAGACGTACGAGCACTCGGCGGTGTCGACCTGGACGTGCCCGAAGGCACCGTCCTCGGACTCCTGGGCCCCAACGGGGCCGGCAAGACGACCGCCGTACGCGTCCTGACGACGCTGCTCAAGCCCGACAGCGGCAGCGCCTTCGTCGCGGGTATCGACGTGCTGAAGAACCCCAACGAGGTACGGCGCTCGATCGGGCTCTCCGGCCAGTTCGCCGCCGTCGACGAATACCTGACCGGCCGCGAGAACCTCCGCATGGTCGGCCAGCTCTACCAGATGAGCGGGCGCGCGGCGAAGGTCCGGGCGGGGGAGCTGCTGGAGCGGTTCAACCTGGCCGACGCGGCCGACCGCCCCGCCAAGACGTACTCCGGCGGCATGCGCCGCCGCCTCGACCTCGCCGCCGCCCTCGTCGTCTCCCCGCCGGTCATGTTCATGGACGAGCCGACCACCGGCCTCGACCCGCGCAACCGGCAGCAGCTCTGGGACGTCATCCAGGAACTGGTCGCCGGCGGTACGACCCTGCTGCTGACCACGCAGTACCTGGAGGAGGCGGACCACCTCGCCCACGACATCTGCGTGATCGACCACGGCAGGGTCATCGCCCGGGGCACATCCGACCAGCTCAAGGCCCGCACCGGCGGCGAGCGCGTCGAGGTCGTCGTGCACGAGCCCGACCAGATCGAACCAGCCCGCGCCGTCCTCACCCGGCTCGGCAAGGGCGAGACCGCAGTCCTCCCGCACATGCGCAAACTGACCGTCCCGGTCGACGGCGGCGCCAAGCTCCTCGCCGAGGTCATCCGGGAACTCGACGGTCTGGGCGTGGAGATCGACGACATCGGACTGCGCCGCCCCACCCTCGACGACGTGTTCATCTCCCTCACCGGCCACGCCGCCGAACAGCAGAAGAGCGACGAGAACGCCGGGGACGGCGAGGGCGGGACGGCCGAGCCGGCCACCGGCGCCCGGACGGAGGCAGAGAAGTGAGCGCCCTCACCCAGACGAGCACGGCCCCGGTCGCACGCTCCGGCGGCGGCATCGGCCAGTCCGTACGCGACTCGCTGGTCATCGCCCGCCGCAACCTGATCCGCATGACCCGGATCCCCGAGATGGTCATCTTCGGGCTCATCCAGCCGATCATGTTCGTGGTGCTGTTCACGTACGTCTTCGGCGGGTCCATCAAGGTCGGCGGCACGATCTCGCCGCAGGCCTACCGCGAGTTCCTGATGGCCGGCATCTTCGCCCAGACCGTCACCTTCGCCACCGCGGGCGCGGGGGCGGGCATCGCGGACGACATGCACAAGGGGCTGATCGACCGCTTCCGGTCCCTGCCCATGACCCGGGGCGCCGTCCTGACCGGACGCACCCTCGCCGACCTCGTGCAGACCGCGCTCACGCTCGTCGTCCTCGCGGGCGTCGCGCTGATCGTCGGCTGGCGCACCCACGAGAACATCGGCAAGGTGCTGCTGGGCTTCCTCCTGCTGCTCCTGCTCGGCTACGCGTTCTCCTGGATCGGCGCGCTGATCGGCCTCACCGTCCGCACCCCGGAGGCGGCCACATCCGGCGGGCTGATCTGGCTCTTCCCGCTCACGTTCATCTCGAACGCCTTCGTGGACGCCAACCAGATGCCGACGTTCCTGCGCTACATCGCCGAGTGGAACCCGTTCAGCGCCACCGTGCAGGCCTGCCGGGTCCTCTTCGGGAACCTGCCGGAGGGCTTCGTCACACCCGACGCCTGGCCCATGCAGCACCCGATCATCGCCTCGGTCGTGTGGTCCGTGGTGATCCTCGCGGTCTTCCGGACCCTCGCGGTCCGCAAGTACCGCTCGGCGGCCTAGGAGGTCCCTGCCGCACAGCGGGAAGCCCCGGCCGTCGACGGCCGGGGCTTCCCGCTGTCCGCGTCTGCGGTGCGCGGCGGTGGATCAGCCGGTGTACGGCTTCGCCGACAGGATCTTCACCGTGGCGGTCTTGCCGTTCGGCAGCTCGTATTCGGCGCTCTCGCCCATCTTCTTGCCGTTCACGCCGGTGCCGAGCGGCGACTGCGGCGAGTACGTCTCGATGTCGCCGCTGGCGTACTCGCGGGAGGCCAGGAGGAAGGTCACCGTGTCGTCGTCATCGCCGTCGAAGGCGATCGTCACGACCATGCCGGGCTCGACCACGCCGTCGTCGGCCGGCGGCTCGCCGACCTTCGCGTGCTCGAGGAGCTGGGTCAGCTGGCGCACCCGGAGCTCCATCTTGCCCTGCTCCTCCTTGGCCGCGTGGTACCCGCCGTTCTCGCGCAGGTCCCCCTCCTCACGGGCCGCCGCGATCTTGACGGCGATCTCCGTGCGCGCGGGACCAGACAGGTGCTCCAGCTCGGCCTTGAGCTGGTTGTACGCCTCCTGCGTGAGCCAGGTGACGTTTTCGCTGGTCTGGGTCACAGGGTGCTCCTCGTCGGTACTGGGAATACAAAGCAACGCCCTACCCGGGAAGCATGCGCTCCTACGGGTGGGCGAAACCACGAGCCTAACAATTCACCGGGAAAAGGGGGAGAAGGTAAAAGACCCGACCGAGGAAAGCGCAGGTCAGGTCCTGTTAAGTGAGGTTACGACGGGCGTGCTGCGGTCAACGCGGTGCCCCGCCGTCGTCCGTGCAGCCGAGCAGCTCGACGGCGGTCGCCCGGGACGTCGTGCGCAGGGTCAGGACGCGGTCGATCCGGCTGCTGTCGCCGTCGAAACGGAAGTCCTTGCGGGCGACCTCCGTACCGTCCTCGCGCTGCGCGCGCACCGTGCAGTACCCCTGGGCGTCCCGGTCCTTGCGCACCTCCAGATGCACCTCGGCCTTGCCGTCCGAGACCACCTTGAACTTGATCATCTCGGCACTGAGGCCCTGACCTGCCACGTAGTCGTACCCGATCCAGCCGACCACACCCAGCAGCACGGCGCCGAGCACCCCGCCGACGACCTTGAGCTTGCGATCCGCGCGCTGGTTCGCGGAGCGGCCGTAGCGGTTCTCGGGAAGCGCCTCGCGCACCGCCGTCATGATCGTTCCTCCCGTACCGGGGATCGAGGAATTTTCCACCCCCCGGTTCGGTCACTATAGAAGTTGCACTTCGCGACCAATCACTGAGGATCGAGTCTTGACTGAGCAGCTTCGACTGATGGCCGTACACGCTCACCCCGACGACGAGTCGAGCAAGGGCGCGGCCACCATGGCCAAGTATGTGTCCGAGGGGGTGGACGTGCTGGTCGTGACCTGCACGGGAGGCGAGCGCGGCTCCATCCTCAACCCGAAACTCCAGGGCGACGCGTACATCGAGGAGAACATCCACGAGGTGCGCAGGAAGGAGATGGACGAGGCGCGGGCGATCCTGGGCGTCAAGCAGGAGTGGCTCGGCTTCGTCGACTCCGGGCTGCCCGAGGGCGACCCGCTGCCGCCGCTGCCCGACGGCTGCTTCGCGCTGGAGGACGAGACCGTCGCCGCGGGCCGCCTCGTCGCGAAGATCCGCGCGTTCCGGCCGCAGGTCATCACCACGTACGACGAGAACGGGGGCTACCCGCACCCCGACCACATCATGACCCACACCATCTCGATGATCGCCTTCGAGGGCGCCGCCGACACCGAGAAGTTCCCCGAGGCGGAGTTCGGCCCGGCCTGGACGCCGCGGAAGCTCTACTACAACCAGGGCTTCAACCGTCCCCGCACGGTCGCCCTGCACGAGGCGCTGCTGGCCCGCGGACTGGAGTCCCCGTACGCGGACTGGCTGGAGCGCTGGAAGGAGTTCGAGCGCGCCGAACGCACGCTGACCACGCACGTTCCGTGCGCGGACTTCTTCGAGATCCGCGACAAGGCGCTGATCGCGCACGCCACGCAGATCGACCCGGAGGGCGGCTGGTTCCGCGTCCCGATGGAGATCCAGCAGGAGGTCTGGCCGACGGAGGAGTACGAGCTGGCGAAGTCTCTGGTCGATACCTCCCTCCCCGAGAGCGACCTCTTCGCGGGCATCCGCGACAATGCCTGATATGTACGCGACTCAGGCACTGACGCACCTCGTCCCGCTCGCCGAGGAACTCGACAAGAACAAGGTGACCCCCGGGGTCCTCGGCTTCATCGTCTTCGCGGCGCTCGCCGTGGGCGTGTGGCTGCTGATGAAGTCGATGAACCGGCACATGGGGCGGGTGGACTTCGAGGAGACGCCGGAGCCGCCGGAACCGGCCGAGCCGGTGGCCGGGGCCGCGAACCGGAAGTAGGGGCGGGCGGCACCGGGTGGTGCCGCCGCGCCCCTCGTGCCGTCCGGTACCGGGTGGTGCCGCCGCGCCCCTCGTGCCGTCCGGCGGGGTGTTCTCCGGCGCCGGACGGGCCGGAAACGATGCCCTCGGTCGCCGGGCGGGCCGGGCTCGCCCGGCGTCAGGCCGTGTCCGGGACCGGCACACCCATGATTTCCCGGGCCCGGCGCGACGGGGTCAGGCCCAGGTGCCAGGCCTGCCAGCCCGTCTCCAGGTCCACGCCCCGGTCCAGGATCACGCGGTACGCCTCCGCGCAGTCGTCCACCTTGCCGTCACGGGCCGGGTGGCCGGCCGCGACGAGGTCGGCCAGCTCCTGCTGCGCCACCACCGTGCCCACCTCGATGCCGCCGGGTGAGGCGTACGGCAGCAGCGTGCAGCGCAGGAAGCGGCCCCAGTCGGCGCCCCGCGCGTCGCCGTACGACTCGAACAGCGCGACCGCCTCGCCGCACAGCTCCAGGGCCTGGGGCGCCCGCTGGTTGCCCGCGTCGATCAGCGCCAGCTCCAGGCAGGCCCACGCCTCCCCGTGGGCGACTCCGATGCGCCGGAAGTCGGCGCGGGCGTCCACCAGCAGCTGGCGGGCGAAACCGGAATTGCGCAGGTTGCCCGTCTGCGCGGCCCGCTGGTCGCGGGTGACGCGCCCCGAGTGGTGCCGGGCGCACGCGAGACCGTAGACGTCCCGCATCCGCGAGAACATCGTGCGGGCCCGCTCCAGCTGCCGTACGGCCTGCACGGTGTCACCGGCCTCCTCCAGCGCCTGGCCCAGGTAGTACAGCGTCCAGGCCTCGCCGCGCGCGTCCTCGTTGTCCCGGTGACGGGCCAGCGCCGCGTTCAGCTGCTCGGCCGCCGGGTCGGCGTCCCCGGCCAGCAGCCGGGCGCGGGCCAGCTGGGTCATCGCCCACGCCTCGCCGCGTTCGTCCCGGGTCCGCCCGTACAGATCGAGGGCGATGCGCAGCGCGGCCTCGGCCCGCTCCACATCGCCCAGGCGCAGCCGGACCTGGCCCAGCTGGAACCGCGTCCACGCCTCGCCGTGCAGCGACTCGCCCTCGCGGTGCAGGACCAGCGCGGTGTCCAGGAGCGTGACCGCCTCGGCCAGGTTGCCCCGGTCGCGTTCGACGGCGGCCAGCGCGTGCATCGACCAGGCCCGGTCCTCGTCCTGCCCGGCCGCCGACTGGAGCCGCATCGCCTCGCGGAGCCGGGCCGACGCCTCGGTCAGGTTCCCCTGGTGGTGCAGGGTGATACCCAGCGAGCACAGCGCCAGGGCCGTACCGGAGTCGTTCTGCGCCTCCCGGTAGAGGCCGACGACGGAGGACAGGGTCGTCCGGGCCTTGTCCAGCTCGCCGAGCTGGCGGGCCGCGATGCCGGTACGCCACTGCACCGACCGCTCCAGCAGCCCCTGGTCGACCGCCTGCGTCAGCTCGCTTATCTCGCCCAGCCGGTACAGGTCGCCGCGCAGCAGGCAGTAGTCGCACAGCGCGCCGAGCAGCGCGAGCACGGCGCCCTGGTCGACGCCCTCGGCGTGCCGCAGCGCGGAGGTGATGAAGCTCGACTCGTCGTCCAGCCAGCGCAGCGCCGCGTCCAGCGAACTGAAGCCGTGCGAGCCGAACTGCCCGGCCCGGGTGGACATCTTGCCGTCCACCATCCGGATCACCGCACCGGCCAGCTCCGCGTAGTTCGCGATGAGCCGTTCCTGCGCGGCCGCGCGCTCGGCCGGCTCCTCCTCGTCCAGCAGCCGGGCCAGGGCGAAGCCACGCACCAGGTCGTGCAGCCGGTAGCGGGAGCCGCGTACGTGGTCCAGCAGCCCGGCCCCGGACAGCGCCGTCAGCAGCCGGCCGGCCTCCTGCTCGTCGGCGGAGAGCAGGGCGGCTGCCGCCGCCGCGCCCAGGCTCGCCCGGCCGGCCAGGGCGAGCCGCCGCAGCAGCCGTCTGGCCTGCTCGGACTGGTCGGTGTAGCGCAGCCACAGGGCGCGCTCGACGGGCGGCACCGGGCCGTAGGCGGAGAGGTCGGCCGCCAGCGCGCCCGCGGTACGCGCTCCGAGCGAGGAGCCCGCGACCCGCAGCGCCAGCGGCAGCCCGCCGCACAGGTCGGTGATGGCCTCGCTCGACGGATAGTCGTACGGCCCCGGCTCCGGCTCCTGCGACACCGAGCGCAGCAACTCCTCCGCGCCCGCCGGATCGAGCGCCCCGACCTCCAGCCGGTGCACCCACGCGGGCAGCGAATCGGGCAGGTCGAGCGGCTCGCGGGCGGTCACGAGGACCAGGCTGTCCGAGCGCTCCGGGATCAGCGTGGCCACCTGCGCCGCGTCGCTCGCGTCGTCCAGGACGATCGTCACGGCGGTGCCGGTCAGATGCTGGTGGTAGAGCTCGCCGAGCCGGCGCACCTGCTGCTCGGCGGACGAGCTGTCGCGGAACAGCAGCTGCTCGCGGGGTGCGCCCAGCCGGTTCAGCAGATGCAGCAGCGCGTCCCGGGTCGGCAGCGGGGCCTCGCCGTCCGCGCCGCCGCGCAGGTCGACCACGCACGCGCCCCGGAACTGGTCCCTCAGATCGTGCGCCGCCCGCACCGCGAGCGTGGTGCGCCCGGCGCCCGGCGGGCCGTGCAGCACGACGACGGTCGGCTTCGTCTCCGTCGACGCGCGGGCCGCGTGCACCCACTGGCCGATCCGGGCCAGTTCCGCCCGCCGCCCCGCGAACCCGTCGCCCACCTGGGGCAGATGACCGAACGACTGCTCCAGGAGCGAGCGCTTCCGGGCGGCCGCGCTGCGGTCCCCGCCGCGCAGTGGCGTACGCGCCTTGGCCGCGGCCTTCTTCGCAGGGGTGCGGGTGGCGGCGGTGAGCATGCGCTGCTGGTCGAGGAACGGGCGTACGCCCCGTACCTCCAGCGCCGCCAGCCACTGGAGGCGCAACTGCTCCGGCCCGCCCGGCCGGCCCGCGGCCCCGGCCCGGCGGTATGCGGCCGGCCAGTGCGAGGCGGTGGCCTTCGCGATGGTGGCGGTGGTGCCGGCGACCGCGACGACCGCCCCGGCGCCGAGCGCGAGCCCGGACGCCGTACCGAGCGCCACATCGGCCCCGAACGCGGCGGCCGCGGCGACCCCCGTGACCAGTAACGGCGCCGACAGGGTCTCCCGGTTGAAACGGTTCCCGGCCCGCAGTCCCTCCGCCGCGTCGAGCGCCTGGAGATAGGCCGCGTACTCCTCGGCCGCGCCGGCCGCCATGGTGTCGAGGGCGGCCCGCGCACGGGTCATCAGGACGGCGGAATCGGTCCGCCCCCCGGTGCGCCGCACCTCCTCCTCGACGGCCCGTACCAACAGCCGTTCGGCGTCCGCCCGGTGGCTGTCCCGCATCCGCATATGTCCCCCTCGGTTCTCGTCCGCGGAGCGGCCCGGTCCCCGGCCGCCCCATGAGCCAGTCTCCTGCCTGCGGCCGGAGGGCGACAGAGAGTCTGCGAGACTGCGCCGACACCCGTTCGGAGGAATCGGAGCGCAGGAGACATGACGGACCGTGGCGACGGCGGACCGGCGCAGGGACCGGCCGCGTGTTCCGACGCCGAGCTGACGGCCGCGGTCCGCGCCGACGGTGACACCGCGTCGACCGCCGAGCTCTACCGGCGTCACGCCCCCGCCGTCCAGCGGTACGCCCGTGCCTGCTGCCGCGACCCGCACACCGCGGAGGACCTCGCCTCGGAGGCGTTCGCCCGTACCGTCCAGGCGGTCCGGGGCGGCAGGGGCCCCGTGGACGCGTGGCGCCCCTACCTGCTGACCGTCGTGCGGAACACGGCCGCCGAGTGGGCCGAAGGCACCCGCCGGGTCGACCTCACCCCCGGGTTCGGTGCCTGGTTCGACGCGGTGGCGCGCCGGGGCGGGCCGGACCGGGTGAGCGCCGAGGAGACCGGCGAGGACCGGGTGGTGCGGGCGGAGACCGGGGGTGTCGTCGCACACGCCTTCCGCTCGCTGCCCGAACGCTGGCGCGCGGTGCTCTGGCACTCCGTCGTGGAGGAGGAACCGACGGCAAGGGTGGCGACCCTGCTGGGCCTCACCCCCAGCGGCGTGGCCTCGCTGACCGCCCGCGCCAGGGAAGGGCTGCGGGAGGCGTTTCTGGCGGCGCACGCCGGGCAGGGCGCGGCCGACGAGGAGTGCCGCCGGTACGGGGCCCGGCTCGCCGCCGCCGTCCGGCGCTCGCGCCCGCGCCGGGACGTCGAGCTGGACCGGCACCTGGAGAGCTGCGTCCGTTGCCGGGCGGCGGCGCGCGAGCTGGTCGACCTCAACCAGCGGCTGCGGTCGGTGCTTCCCGCCGCGGTGCTGCTGTTCGGAGCGCCCGCGTATCTGGCCTCGCGCGGGGCCTCCGCGGCGGCGGGTGCGGGTGGCACGGGGGGT comes from Streptomyces sp. Mut1 and encodes:
- the mca gene encoding mycothiol conjugate amidase Mca; amino-acid sequence: MTEQLRLMAVHAHPDDESSKGAATMAKYVSEGVDVLVVTCTGGERGSILNPKLQGDAYIEENIHEVRRKEMDEARAILGVKQEWLGFVDSGLPEGDPLPPLPDGCFALEDETVAAGRLVAKIRAFRPQVITTYDENGGYPHPDHIMTHTISMIAFEGAADTEKFPEAEFGPAWTPRKLYYNQGFNRPRTVALHEALLARGLESPYADWLERWKEFERAERTLTTHVPCADFFEIRDKALIAHATQIDPEGGWFRVPMEIQQEVWPTEEYELAKSLVDTSLPESDLFAGIRDNA
- a CDS encoding tetratricopeptide repeat protein; the encoded protein is MRDSHRADAERLLVRAVEEEVRRTGGRTDSAVLMTRARAALDTMAAGAAEEYAAYLQALDAAEGLRAGNRFNRETLSAPLLVTGVAAAAAFGADVALGTASGLALGAGAVVAVAGTTATIAKATASHWPAAYRRAGAAGRPGGPEQLRLQWLAALEVRGVRPFLDQQRMLTAATRTPAKKAAAKARTPLRGGDRSAAARKRSLLEQSFGHLPQVGDGFAGRRAELARIGQWVHAARASTETKPTVVVLHGPPGAGRTTLAVRAAHDLRDQFRGACVVDLRGGADGEAPLPTRDALLHLLNRLGAPREQLLFRDSSSAEQQVRRLGELYHQHLTGTAVTIVLDDASDAAQVATLIPERSDSLVLVTAREPLDLPDSLPAWVHRLEVGALDPAGAEELLRSVSQEPEPGPYDYPSSEAITDLCGGLPLALRVAGSSLGARTAGALAADLSAYGPVPPVERALWLRYTDQSEQARRLLRRLALAGRASLGAAAAAALLSADEQEAGRLLTALSGAGLLDHVRGSRYRLHDLVRGFALARLLDEEEPAERAAAQERLIANYAELAGAVIRMVDGKMSTRAGQFGSHGFSSLDAALRWLDDESSFITSALRHAEGVDQGAVLALLGALCDYCLLRGDLYRLGEISELTQAVDQGLLERSVQWRTGIAARQLGELDKARTTLSSVVGLYREAQNDSGTALALCSLGITLHHQGNLTEASARLREAMRLQSAAGQDEDRAWSMHALAAVERDRGNLAEAVTLLDTALVLHREGESLHGEAWTRFQLGQVRLRLGDVERAEAALRIALDLYGRTRDERGEAWAMTQLARARLLAGDADPAAEQLNAALARHRDNEDARGEAWTLYYLGQALEEAGDTVQAVRQLERARTMFSRMRDVYGLACARHHSGRVTRDQRAAQTGNLRNSGFARQLLVDARADFRRIGVAHGEAWACLELALIDAGNQRAPQALELCGEAVALFESYGDARGADWGRFLRCTLLPYASPGGIEVGTVVAQQELADLVAAGHPARDGKVDDCAEAYRVILDRGVDLETGWQAWHLGLTPSRRAREIMGVPVPDTA
- a CDS encoding sigma-70 family RNA polymerase sigma factor, coding for MTDRGDGGPAQGPAACSDAELTAAVRADGDTASTAELYRRHAPAVQRYARACCRDPHTAEDLASEAFARTVQAVRGGRGPVDAWRPYLLTVVRNTAAEWAEGTRRVDLTPGFGAWFDAVARRGGPDRVSAEETGEDRVVRAETGGVVAHAFRSLPERWRAVLWHSVVEEEPTARVATLLGLTPSGVASLTARAREGLREAFLAAHAGQGAADEECRRYGARLAAAVRRSRPRRDVELDRHLESCVRCRAAARELVDLNQRLRSVLPAAVLLFGAPAYLASRGASAAAGAGGTGGGAGGAGAAGVKAGVLAVASSAVLFGGWLLWPGGGEAEGERPPVVVRDAPAVSVTPQTPSASASVSPSSSSSSALPSATAASTSPPSPSASVQLPVADAFGGPSSLRFVSTGACMEIPGGTRQAGARPVEAVCDGGAYQRWVLLEPFAGDRARAQVRNEATGLCLTRSGSTEDHAEVTQLACDATRSTQLWNLWTDEPKGQIALRDAEGARYLGLVEWPKADKGEAHGTALGTTRYYYASDSMRFRFDPVLLAGD